Part of the Nostoc sp. ATCC 53789 genome, TTCCCAATATCTGGCTAAAACTACCGTGCAGAAATATTCCAAAAAGTAGTGAAAATACCCGCCAAATTACAATTATCCAAGCAGCAGAGTTGTTGAAGAAGAATACATTTGTAATCGCCCCACTAATCTGGGCTGGAATCACACCCCAACTATTGACAAAAGGGCCCAAAGTATCACTAAGTTCTAGTTGAATTTCCCATAAAAATACGGCAATATTAATGCCAATTAGCCAATAATTAATAATCGGCTTATTCCAACAACGAATATTATCACTAATAGGAATCATATAAATTTGTCATTGGTCATTAGTCATTGGTCACTTGTACTGAGCGTATCGCTACAAAAGCTCCGCTAACGCATAGCCTCTCGTAGAGAAGTATTAGTCATTAGTTATTAGTTATTCTCCCCCTGCCTCCCTTCCCTCCCCTCCCTCCCCCTATCCTCCTTAACGTGTGGCAAGATTGAAATCAGATCGCATCGCACTTAAGTAGGCAAACGAGATGCTAGGAAACACACTTGTTGGAAGATACCAAATTATTAGTAACTTGGGGGGAGGGGGTTTTGGTGAAACCTTTGTTGCTTATGATACTCAATTACCCGGTTCACCTCAATGTGTGGTCAAGAAACTCAAACCCCAAGCAAATGATCCGGTAACTTTAGAGACGGCTAGGCGTTTATTTGATACAGAAGCACAAGTTCTGTATAAATTAGGAACTCACGATCGCATTCCCCAACTTTTAGCTTATTTTGAGGAAAATGCCGAATTTTATCTCGTACAGGAATTGATCGAAGGTCATGACCTGAGTCAAGAATTAATACCAGGTAAAACCCTTAGTCAAGAGCAAGTAATTTCGCTTTTACAAGAACTTTTGACAATTCTAGAAGTTGTCCATCAACAGAATGTAATTCACCGTGATGTCAATCCTCGAAATATCCTCAGACGACACCCAGATGGCAAATTAATCTTAATTGATTTTGGTGCGGTTAAACAAATTACTACCCAAGTAATTACTCCCGAAGGTTCAACTAAAGGTACTGTTGCCATAGGTACGCCTGGATATATTCCTGGAGAACAAGCTCATGGTACGCCAAAATTAAGCAGTGATATTTATGCTACGGGAATCATTGCTATTCAAGCTCTCACTGGATTATTACCAGAGGAAATAGTAAAAGATGCTGAGACTAATGAAATTATCTGGCGCGATAAAGCCACAGTAACGCCAGAATTTGCTCAATTCTTAGATAAAATGGTGTGCTACGACTTTCGACAGCGCTATCCTTCGGCTACAGTAGCATTAAAAGCACTGAAAGAGTTAACACTACCCCCGGTCGAAACAATAGCGTTAACTCCTATTTCTCTACCCAAAAATATAACCAAACCACAACCGAAAAAAGGGATTTTAGGTAAAGTTTTACTAACAATATTTTTAGTGGGAATAAGTGGAGTTGCATCAATATTTATTTTTAATCACATTAATTCAAATAACGCTATAGAATTATCCAAACAAGGAAATACACTTTTTGATTTGCAACGCTATCAAGACGCATTAGAAGTATATGAAAAAGCCGTTAATATTAGACCAGATTATCCTCAAGGATGGAATGGCCAAGGCAAAACGCTGTATAAATTAAAAAAATCGAAAGAAGCATTAGCTGCGTATGATAGAGCAATCCAAATTAAGCCAGATTATTTTGAAGCTTGGAGTGGACGCGGTTTTGTCTTGGCAAGTTTACAGCGATATCAAGAAGCGATCGCATCTTTTGACAAAGCCTTACAATTAAATAATGAAAGCTCGGAAGTCTGGAATGCTAAGGGTGAAGCTTTTAGTAACTTAAAGCAATATGACCAAGCAATTAAAGCCTATGAAAAAGCGATTGAATTAAAATCAGATAATTATGAAGCTTGGTACAAGAAAGGATTAGCTTTACAGAATTCTAACCGATATGAAGAAGCGATCGCAGCATATCAAAAAGTCGTTGATTTAAAACCAGACTATGAACAAGCTTGGTATAATCTGGGGAACGGACTAGTTAATTTGCAACGCTACCAAGATGCGTTCAACGCTTATGACAAAGCTGTACAATATAAGTCAAATTATTATCAAGCCTGGTTTTCAAGAGGTAATACCCTACTCAACTTACGACGTTATCCAGAAGCAATTGAATCTTTTAATCAAGTAATTAAATATAATCCTAGTAACTATCAAGCATGGTATAACTTGGGCTGGTCGCTACATCAAAATCAGCGCTATGAAGAAGCAATCAAAGCTTACAATAAAGCTGCGACACTTAAGCCAAGAGACTATCAGCTTTGGTACAATCTGGGAAATTCACAATACATTTTGCAAAAATACGAAGATGCGATCGCATCTTATAATAAAGCAGTTCGTTATAAACCAGACCATTCTGAAAGCTGGTATAGCAGAGGCAATGCTCTACTAAATTTGAAAAGGTTTCAAGATGCGATCGCGTCTTACGATCAAGCAATAAAATACAAGCCTAATTACCAACAAGCTATAGACGGTCGCAATCAAGCCCAGATTCAACTGCAATCCGAGAAACCTAAGCCGATAATTGTGCCAGTTATTCCAGTTCCTAATCCTATTAATCCACCGCAGACAACGCCCTAATACACTCAGGACTTACACAAAGTAATGAAAAAACGAACCGCATAGACGCGGAGCGGCTACTCTTCGAGAACGCCAAGGGCGAACCCGCAGGGTAGGACGCATACTCCTACGGAGAAGCAAGCTACGCGCAGTGTCTCGTCAGAGAAGGACACAAAGGAATAAGAGTTTGAGAGAGTTATTGCGTAAGTCCTAACACTAAACAATTCGTAATTAATAATTACGAATTGTTAATAACACTTCTTCTAGCCAATAATTGGAATTTTAGTTGATTTTAAAGAATATTTTGAGATCGTAATTTATAATTCGTGGCATTACTATAAATTTCTTGTTTATTTTACCAAAAGCTGTGAGCATCGGTAACTTCTTGGGCAATCTAAAGATAACCTAGAATTTTTTATTACCGAACTATGCGATTAAGGAGCTAACCCTTGATACAACCAAACTCCAGTCTATCAGCAACTAATAGAGAAAATCATCCTTTACGAAATTTACTAATTCGATTTATCCTTGGCGGTACTACCCTTATAGTCAGTATTTCTGCTTATTTCAGCTATCAAGCCACTAGAAATCTGATGCTCAAAGATTTGAGACATAGTGCTTTTTTAGAGGTACAGAGAGGGGGTGATGAAATTGAAGAGTGGTTACATATTCGCCAAGCGGAGGTACAAACCCT contains:
- a CDS encoding tetratricopeptide repeat protein, with the protein product MLGNTLVGRYQIISNLGGGGFGETFVAYDTQLPGSPQCVVKKLKPQANDPVTLETARRLFDTEAQVLYKLGTHDRIPQLLAYFEENAEFYLVQELIEGHDLSQELIPGKTLSQEQVISLLQELLTILEVVHQQNVIHRDVNPRNILRRHPDGKLILIDFGAVKQITTQVITPEGSTKGTVAIGTPGYIPGEQAHGTPKLSSDIYATGIIAIQALTGLLPEEIVKDAETNEIIWRDKATVTPEFAQFLDKMVCYDFRQRYPSATVALKALKELTLPPVETIALTPISLPKNITKPQPKKGILGKVLLTIFLVGISGVASIFIFNHINSNNAIELSKQGNTLFDLQRYQDALEVYEKAVNIRPDYPQGWNGQGKTLYKLKKSKEALAAYDRAIQIKPDYFEAWSGRGFVLASLQRYQEAIASFDKALQLNNESSEVWNAKGEAFSNLKQYDQAIKAYEKAIELKSDNYEAWYKKGLALQNSNRYEEAIAAYQKVVDLKPDYEQAWYNLGNGLVNLQRYQDAFNAYDKAVQYKSNYYQAWFSRGNTLLNLRRYPEAIESFNQVIKYNPSNYQAWYNLGWSLHQNQRYEEAIKAYNKAATLKPRDYQLWYNLGNSQYILQKYEDAIASYNKAVRYKPDHSESWYSRGNALLNLKRFQDAIASYDQAIKYKPNYQQAIDGRNQAQIQLQSEKPKPIIVPVIPVPNPINPPQTTP